In the genome of Drosophila yakuba strain Tai18E2 chromosome 3R, Prin_Dyak_Tai18E2_2.1, whole genome shotgun sequence, one region contains:
- the LOC6538802 gene encoding diacylglycerol kinase theta isoform X2, with the protein MADGGHSFVKKTFHKPTYCHHCSDLLWGLIQQGYICEVCNFIIHERCVSSVVTPCSGIAPCIIKNPVAHCWSEPTHHKRKFCTVCRKRLDETPAVHCLVCEYFAHIECQDFAVPDCTENATYVPGKELLNVKHQHHWREGNLPSTSKCAYCKKTCWSSECLTGYRCEWCGMTTHAGCRMYLPTECNFGILQPIYLPPHSVSIPRTEVPIEAIIGVQVKSKTSLVRDYSCPRSISEEFSSGDTPRFKDEESASKAESGHGPSSGGAVGGGGGGGCGGAGGSSAAGAAASVAGGSSGHYRPDSGSGHKSDKSEKDREKKEKEREEKDIEMIKVFDGNNSFRRQQYRVIIVQRTYTLEQLLTTALRAFHITRDPQAFYLTDLYAPAGMEDTPMLDPTPVLNLVHLEGKRPAIYLRFHDRDRGHVRVYPGKLQCSMLEDPYVSVPVDNSTVIKDLIRDALDKFGLQDNQIQDYRCSEVLLDRGVTERILSWNERPWDIMKQLGKDSIRQMELMRFYMQHKQDPHGPNIALFVGNLPTGLSQRNYEQILNKYVTDENKFISIGPIYYEYGSVVLTFEDSMKAVRAFYNLRETIIEDKKLLVLLLPNIEPSMVPSDVRPLLVFVNVKSGGCQGLELISSFRKLLNPYQVFDLDNGGPLPGYVPLIHLSRYHPLIFVVLHHVRSLYVFRQITNYKILVCGGDGTIGWVLQCLDNVGQDSECSSPPCAIVPLGTGNDLARVLCWGSGYTGGEDPLNLLRDVIEAEEIRLDRWTVVFHPEDKPEEPAMKAPSQTTGKKKKAHQAHLSQSQQTNQHHQLPALTSSDISGGAQNEDNSQIFVMNNYFGIGIDADLCLDFHNAREENPNQFNSRLRNKGYYVKMGLRKIVGRKAVKDLQKELRLEVDGKIVELPPVDGIIILNILSWGSGANPWGPDKDDQFSTPNHYDGMLEVVGVTGVVHLGQIQSGIRTAMRIAQGGHIKIHLNTDMPVQVDGEPWIQSPGDVVVLKSALKATMLKKNKLKMKRRNTEPTMMVAGSAAPPLSLALPPSVGEVGVAGEGAEGDGGTNNTDF; encoded by the exons TTTGCAACTTTATCATTCACGAACGATGTGTCAGCAGCGTGGTAACGCCCTGTTCCGGCATCGCTCCATGTATTATAAAG AATCCCGTTGCCCATTGTTGGTCCGAGCCAACTCATCACAAGAGAAAATTCTGCACAGTTTGCCGTAAGCGATTGGATGAAACGCCAGCGGTGCATTGTTTAG TCTGCGAATATTTCGCGCATATTGAGTGCCAAGATTTTGCCGTGCCCGATTGCACCGAGAATGCCACGTATGTGCCGGGCAAGGAGCTGCTTAATGTGAAGCATCAG CATCACTGGCGAGAGGGCAATCTTCCATCAACGTCCAAATGCGCTTACTGCAAGAAAACCTGTTGGTCCTCGGAATGTCTCACTG GCTATCGCTGCGAGTGGTGTGGCATGACGACCCATGCCGGATGTCGCATGTACCTGCCAACCGAATGTAATTTTGGTATTCTACAACCTATCTACTTACCTCCGCACTCAGTCTCGATTCCGCGCACCGAGGTGCCCATCGAGGCCATCATCGGCGTCCAGGTCAAATCGAAGACTTCGCTCGTGCGCGACTACTCGTGTC CACGCAGCATATCCGAGGAGTTCAGCAGCGGCGACACACCACGTTTCAAGGACGAGGAGTCGGCCAGCAAAGCCGAATCGGGACATGGACCCAGCAGCGGTGGTGCAGttggcggaggcggaggcggcggaTGTGGCGGAGCTGGTGGCTCATCGGCAGCTGGTGCCGCGGCATCGGTTGCCGGTGGCTCCTCCGGTCACTATAGACCCGATTCCGGTTCCGGTCACAAGTCGGATAAGTCGGAGAAGGATCGCgagaagaaggagaaggagcgcGAGGAAAAGGATATAG AGATGATCAAGGTGTTCGATGGCAACAACTCATTCCGACGCCAGCAGTACCGCGTGATCATCGTGCAGCGCACCTATacgctggagcagctgctgacCACCGCCCTGCGGGCATTCCACATCACGCGCGATCCGCAGGCCTTCTATCTGACCGATCTGTACGCACCCGCCGGCATGGAGGACACACCCATGCTCGATCCCACGCCCGTGCTCAACCTGGTGCACCTGGAGGGCAAGCGACCGGCCATATACCTACGGTTCCACGACCGCGATCGCGGCCATGTGCGCGTCTACCCCGGCAAGCTGCAGTGCTCGATGCTGGAGGATCCCTATGTCAGTGTTCCTGTAGATAATAGCACAGTTATTAAGGATTTGATACGCGATGCCCTGGACAAGTTCGGGCTGCAGGATAACCAGATACAGGACTACAG GTGCTCGGAAGTGTTGCTCGATCGCGGCGTGACCGAACGCATTTTGTCGTGGAACGAAAGGCCCTGGGATATTATGAAGCAGCTGGGCAAGGACTCCATTCGCCAGATGGAGCTCATGCGGTTCTACATGCAGCACAAGCAGGATCCGCATGGTCCCAATATCGCGCTGTTCGTGGGCAATCTGCCCACCGGTCTCTCGCAGCGCAACTACGAGCAGATCCTCAACAAGTACGTAACCGACGAGAACAAGTTCATCAGCATCGGACCCATCTACTACGAGTACGGCTCCGTGGTGCTCACCTTCGAGGACTCCATGAAGGCG GTTCGCGCCTTCTACAATCTCCGCGAGACCATCATCGAGGATAAGAAGCTGCTGGTACTGCTCCTGCCGAACATCGAGCCCAGCATGGTGCCCTCGGATGTGCGGCCACTGCTGGTCTTTGTCAATGTCAAGTCCGGTGGCTGCCAGGGATTGGAGCTGATCTCCAGCTTCAGGAAGCTGCTGAATCCCTACCAGGTATTCGATCTGGATAATGGCGGTCCTTTGCCCGGGTACGTTCCACTTATACACCTGTCTAGGTATCACCCACTTATCTTTGTTGTGCTCCATCATGTCCGTAGTTTGTATGTATTCCGGCAAATAACCAACTACAAGATTCTGGTGTGCGGCGGAGATGGCACCATTGGTTGGGTGCTGCAGTGCCTGGACAATGTGGGCCAGGACTCGGAGTGCTCCAGCCCACCGTGCGCCATTGTTCCACTGGGAACAG GCAACGACTTGGCTCGCGTTTTGTGCTGGGGCTCCGGCTACACCGGCGGTGAGGATCCGCTGAATCTGCTGCGCGACGTCATCGAGGCGGAGGAGATAAGGCTGGACCGCTGGACGGTTGTCTTCCATCCGGAGGATAAGCCCGAAGAGCCGGCCATGAAGGCGCCCTCGCAAACAACCGGTAAGAAGAAGAAGGCACACCAAGCACACCTATCGCAATCGCAACAAACCAATCAGCATCATCAATTACCGGCTCTGACATCGAGTGATATATCAG GTGGCGCCCAAAACGAGGATAACTCTCAGATCTTCGTGATGAACAACTACTTTGGCATTGGCATAGATGCCGATCTCTGCCTGGACTTCCACAATGCGCGTGAGGAGAATCCCAATCAGTTCAATTCGCGGCTGCGCAACAAGGGCTACTACGTGAAGATGGGACTGCGCAAGATCGTGGGTCGCAAGGCTGTCAAGGATCTGCAGAAGGAGCTGCGCCTGGAGGTCGATGGCAAGATTGTCGAACTGCCACCCGTCGATGGCATCATCATCTTGAACATTTTAAG CTGGGGCAGCGGTGCCAATCCCTGGGGTCCCGACAAGGACGACCAGTTCTCAACGCCCAACCACTATGATGGCATGTTGGAGGTGGTCGGTGTGACGGGCGTGGTCCACTTGGGTCAAATCCAATCCGGAATTCGTACGGCCATGCGCATAGCTCAG GGTGGTCACATCAAGATACACTTGAATACCGATATGCCCGTCCAGGTGGACGGTGAGCCCTGGATCCAGAGTCCCGGCGATGTGGTCGTCCTGAAGTCGGCCCTCAAG GCCACCATGTTGAAAAAgaacaagctgaaaatgaaacgCCGGAACACGGAACCCACCATGATGGTGGCCGGCTCGGCCGCCCCCCCACTGTCCCTGGCCCTGCCGCCCAGCGTGGgcgaagtgggcgtggctggggaGGGCGCCGAGGGCGACGGCGGTACGAACAACACGGATTTCTGA
- the LOC6538802 gene encoding diacylglycerol kinase theta isoform X7: MADGGHSFVKKTFHKPTYCHHCSDLLWGLIQQGYICEVCNFIIHERCVSSVVTPCSGIAPCIIKNPVAHCWSEPTHHKRKFCTVCRKRLDETPAVHCLVCEYFAHIECQDFAVPDCTENATYVPGKELLNVKHQHHWREGNLPSTSKCAYCKKTCWSSECLTGYRCEWCGMTTHAGCRMYLPTECNFGILQPIYLPPHSVSIPRTEVPIEAIIGVQVKSKTSLVRDYSCPSPDLSCPIPGAGSGSLAGLGLKELLELHRQRLEQSKQHFLLSTPPTPTSCGSISLCHSPTPSSLTVGETSNEAEQDCDRDRDRERERDQDQPDDEPEEENTEQDSALQLTTTTSTSNVMGNLQKSPSANSSLHLLYTNLFRKLGQGKRRRKRGSSGGGGGLSPSEDEDDVDGGVCDISGGDLSDDYDHCDVALRRRSLRSRQPRDVSETDYHGDAEAEAEAEGETVPRESCYETSDTGGELTNTDDLDSSLNLISNLSYNSSNNSNASNVPGGSTTAAAARNSANATNITTTTAPVKSGHALSVQGGRQQPKTGALAQMKPKPKAILMPKHKAQGKGGSLSSPLSNSNSSDCSSASPSAPATLLQLSPVGRSKSFQESAAIAAVSRYKKYGRGLFQRRRSKRSPKNAVGVGGKSNYSLDRLSQNIEITIQDEDGNYHPYDDNYHMLAGRLDATDVDDDVGFDDLYLDDRPSGASDDVAFAGDISDGGASSRSRASDASDGHVLGRLLRQVRQGLSVGWRKPRYQKRRARSISEEFSSGDTPRFKDEESASKAESGHGPSSGGAVGGGGGGGCGGAGGSSAAGAAASVAGGSSGHYRPDSGSGHKSDKSEKDREKKEKEREEKDIEMIKVFDGNNSFRRQQYRVIIVQRTYTLEQLLTTALRAFHITRDPQAFYLTDLYAPAGMEDTPMLDPTPVLNLVHLEGKRPAIYLRFHDRDRGHVRVYPGKLQCSMLEDPYVSVPVDNSTVIKDLIRDALDKFGLQDNQIQDYRCSEVLLDRGVTERILSWNERPWDIMKQLGKDSIRQMELMRFYMQHKQDPHGPNIALFVGNLPTGLSQRNYEQILNKYVTDENKFISIGPIYYEYGSVVLTFEDSMKAVRAFYNLRETIIEDKKLLVLLLPNIEPSMVPSDVRPLLVFVNVKSGGCQGLELISSFRKLLNPYQVFDLDNGGPLPGYVPLIHLSRYHPLIFVVLHHVRSLYVFRQITNYKILVCGGDGTIGWVLQCLDNVGQDSECSSPPCAIVPLGTGNDLARVLCWGSGYTGGEDPLNLLRDVIEAEEIRLDRWTVVFHPEDKPEEPAMKAPSQTTGKKKKAHQAHLSQSQQTNQHHQLPALTSSDISGGAQNEDNSQIFVMNNYFGIGIDADLCLDFHNAREENPNQFNSRLRNKGYYVKMGLRKIVGRKAVKDLQKELRLEVDGKIVELPPVDGIIILNILSWGSGANPWGPDKDDQFSTPNHYDGMLEVVGVTGVVHLGQIQSGIRTAMRIAQGGHIKIHLNTDMPVQVDGEPWIQSPGDVVVLKSALKATMLKKNKLKMKRRNTEPTMMVAGSAAPPLSLALPPSVGEVGVAGEGAEGDGGTNNTDF, translated from the exons TTTGCAACTTTATCATTCACGAACGATGTGTCAGCAGCGTGGTAACGCCCTGTTCCGGCATCGCTCCATGTATTATAAAG AATCCCGTTGCCCATTGTTGGTCCGAGCCAACTCATCACAAGAGAAAATTCTGCACAGTTTGCCGTAAGCGATTGGATGAAACGCCAGCGGTGCATTGTTTAG TCTGCGAATATTTCGCGCATATTGAGTGCCAAGATTTTGCCGTGCCCGATTGCACCGAGAATGCCACGTATGTGCCGGGCAAGGAGCTGCTTAATGTGAAGCATCAG CATCACTGGCGAGAGGGCAATCTTCCATCAACGTCCAAATGCGCTTACTGCAAGAAAACCTGTTGGTCCTCGGAATGTCTCACTG GCTATCGCTGCGAGTGGTGTGGCATGACGACCCATGCCGGATGTCGCATGTACCTGCCAACCGAATGTAATTTTGGTATTCTACAACCTATCTACTTACCTCCGCACTCAGTCTCGATTCCGCGCACCGAGGTGCCCATCGAGGCCATCATCGGCGTCCAGGTCAAATCGAAGACTTCGCTCGTGCGCGACTACTCGTGTC CCAGTCCGGATTTGAGCTGCCCCATTCCGGGCGCCGGATCGGGTTCGCTAGCGGGCCTGGGCCTGAAGGAGCTGCTCGAGCTCCACAGGCAAAGGCTCGAGCAATCGAAACAACATTTTCTCCTTTCCACGCCGCCCACGCCCACCTCCTGTGGCTCCATCTCGCTGTGCCACTCACCCACGCCCTCCTCGCTGACAGTCGGCGAGACGAGCAACGAGGCGGAGCAAGATTGCGaccgggatcgggatcgggagcGGGAACGGGACCAGGATCAGCCGGATGATGAGCCCGAGGAGGAGAACACGGAGCAGGACAGCGCCCTGCAGCTGACGACCACCACCTCCACGTCGAATGTGATGGGCAATCTGCAGAAGTCGCCCTCGGCCAACTCCTCGCTGCACCTGCTCTACACGAATCTCTTTCGGAAACTGGGCCAGGGCAAGCGGAGGCGGAAAAGAGGCtccagcggcggcggcggcggtctCTCGCCCAGCGAAGATGAAGACGATGTGGATGGCGGTGTCTGTGATATAAGCGGTGGCGATCTGAGCGATGACTACGACCACTGCGACGTGGCCCTGCGACGTCGATCCCTGCGCAGTCGGCAGCCGCGGGACGTCAGCGAGACGGACTACCACGGGGATGCCGAGGCGGAGGCGGAAGCGGAGGGCGAGACGGTGCCGCGGGAAAGCTGCTACGAGACCTCGGACACGGGCGGCGAGCTGACCAATACGGATGACCTCGACAGCAGCCTCAATCTGATTAGCAACCTTAGCTATAATAGTAGTAATAATAGCAATGCCTCCAATGTTCCTGGTGGCTccacaactgcagcagccgcCAGGAACAGCGCCAACGCCACCaacatcaccaccaccactgcccCGGTAAAGTCCGGACATGCCTTGAGCGTCCAGGGTGGACGCCAGCAACCCAAGACTGGGGCTCTGGCCCAAATGAAGCCCAAGCCCAAAGCGATACTCATGCCCAAGCACAAGGCGCAGGGCAAGGGCGGCTCCCTCAGCTCGCCGCTGTCCAACTCCAATTCGAGTGACTGCTCCTCGGCCTCGCCCTCTGCCCCGGCCACGCTGCTGCAGCTGTCGCCGGTGGGCAGGAGCAAGTCCTTCCAGGAGTCGGCGGCCATTGCGGCTGTGTCGCGCTATAAGAAGTACGGACGCGGCTTGTTCCAGCGCCGACGCTCGAAGAGATCGCCCAAGAATGCGGTCGGTGTGGGCGGCAAAAGCAATTACAGCCTGGACAGGCTGTCGCAGAATATTGAGATCACCATCCAGGATGAGGATGGTAACTACCATCCGTATGACGACAACTATCACATGCTGGCCGGGCGACTGGACGCCACCGATGTGGACGACGATGTGGGCTTCGATGATCTCTACCTGGACGACCGGCCGAGCGGGGCCAGTGATGATGTGGCCTTCGCCGGCGACATCAGCGACGGCGGGGCCAGCAGTCGATCGAGGGCCAGTGACGCCAGCGATGGCCATGTCCTGGGCCGACTGCTCCGCCAGGTGCGGCAGGGCCTCTCCGTCGGCTGGCGCAAGCCGCGCTACCAGAAGCGCAGAG CACGCAGCATATCCGAGGAGTTCAGCAGCGGCGACACACCACGTTTCAAGGACGAGGAGTCGGCCAGCAAAGCCGAATCGGGACATGGACCCAGCAGCGGTGGTGCAGttggcggaggcggaggcggcggaTGTGGCGGAGCTGGTGGCTCATCGGCAGCTGGTGCCGCGGCATCGGTTGCCGGTGGCTCCTCCGGTCACTATAGACCCGATTCCGGTTCCGGTCACAAGTCGGATAAGTCGGAGAAGGATCGCgagaagaaggagaaggagcgcGAGGAAAAGGATATAG AGATGATCAAGGTGTTCGATGGCAACAACTCATTCCGACGCCAGCAGTACCGCGTGATCATCGTGCAGCGCACCTATacgctggagcagctgctgacCACCGCCCTGCGGGCATTCCACATCACGCGCGATCCGCAGGCCTTCTATCTGACCGATCTGTACGCACCCGCCGGCATGGAGGACACACCCATGCTCGATCCCACGCCCGTGCTCAACCTGGTGCACCTGGAGGGCAAGCGACCGGCCATATACCTACGGTTCCACGACCGCGATCGCGGCCATGTGCGCGTCTACCCCGGCAAGCTGCAGTGCTCGATGCTGGAGGATCCCTATGTCAGTGTTCCTGTAGATAATAGCACAGTTATTAAGGATTTGATACGCGATGCCCTGGACAAGTTCGGGCTGCAGGATAACCAGATACAGGACTACAG GTGCTCGGAAGTGTTGCTCGATCGCGGCGTGACCGAACGCATTTTGTCGTGGAACGAAAGGCCCTGGGATATTATGAAGCAGCTGGGCAAGGACTCCATTCGCCAGATGGAGCTCATGCGGTTCTACATGCAGCACAAGCAGGATCCGCATGGTCCCAATATCGCGCTGTTCGTGGGCAATCTGCCCACCGGTCTCTCGCAGCGCAACTACGAGCAGATCCTCAACAAGTACGTAACCGACGAGAACAAGTTCATCAGCATCGGACCCATCTACTACGAGTACGGCTCCGTGGTGCTCACCTTCGAGGACTCCATGAAGGCG GTTCGCGCCTTCTACAATCTCCGCGAGACCATCATCGAGGATAAGAAGCTGCTGGTACTGCTCCTGCCGAACATCGAGCCCAGCATGGTGCCCTCGGATGTGCGGCCACTGCTGGTCTTTGTCAATGTCAAGTCCGGTGGCTGCCAGGGATTGGAGCTGATCTCCAGCTTCAGGAAGCTGCTGAATCCCTACCAGGTATTCGATCTGGATAATGGCGGTCCTTTGCCCGGGTACGTTCCACTTATACACCTGTCTAGGTATCACCCACTTATCTTTGTTGTGCTCCATCATGTCCGTAGTTTGTATGTATTCCGGCAAATAACCAACTACAAGATTCTGGTGTGCGGCGGAGATGGCACCATTGGTTGGGTGCTGCAGTGCCTGGACAATGTGGGCCAGGACTCGGAGTGCTCCAGCCCACCGTGCGCCATTGTTCCACTGGGAACAG GCAACGACTTGGCTCGCGTTTTGTGCTGGGGCTCCGGCTACACCGGCGGTGAGGATCCGCTGAATCTGCTGCGCGACGTCATCGAGGCGGAGGAGATAAGGCTGGACCGCTGGACGGTTGTCTTCCATCCGGAGGATAAGCCCGAAGAGCCGGCCATGAAGGCGCCCTCGCAAACAACCGGTAAGAAGAAGAAGGCACACCAAGCACACCTATCGCAATCGCAACAAACCAATCAGCATCATCAATTACCGGCTCTGACATCGAGTGATATATCAG GTGGCGCCCAAAACGAGGATAACTCTCAGATCTTCGTGATGAACAACTACTTTGGCATTGGCATAGATGCCGATCTCTGCCTGGACTTCCACAATGCGCGTGAGGAGAATCCCAATCAGTTCAATTCGCGGCTGCGCAACAAGGGCTACTACGTGAAGATGGGACTGCGCAAGATCGTGGGTCGCAAGGCTGTCAAGGATCTGCAGAAGGAGCTGCGCCTGGAGGTCGATGGCAAGATTGTCGAACTGCCACCCGTCGATGGCATCATCATCTTGAACATTTTAAG CTGGGGCAGCGGTGCCAATCCCTGGGGTCCCGACAAGGACGACCAGTTCTCAACGCCCAACCACTATGATGGCATGTTGGAGGTGGTCGGTGTGACGGGCGTGGTCCACTTGGGTCAAATCCAATCCGGAATTCGTACGGCCATGCGCATAGCTCAG GGTGGTCACATCAAGATACACTTGAATACCGATATGCCCGTCCAGGTGGACGGTGAGCCCTGGATCCAGAGTCCCGGCGATGTGGTCGTCCTGAAGTCGGCCCTCAAG GCCACCATGTTGAAAAAgaacaagctgaaaatgaaacgCCGGAACACGGAACCCACCATGATGGTGGCCGGCTCGGCCGCCCCCCCACTGTCCCTGGCCCTGCCGCCCAGCGTGGgcgaagtgggcgtggctggggaGGGCGCCGAGGGCGACGGCGGTACGAACAACACGGATTTCTGA
- the LOC6538802 gene encoding diacylglycerol kinase theta isoform X5 translates to MADGGHSFVKKTFHKPTYCHHCSDLLWGLIQQGYICEVCNFIIHERCVSSVVTPCSGIAPCIIKNPVAHCWSEPTHHKRKFCTVCRKRLDETPAVHCLVCEYFAHIECQDFAVPDCTENATYVPGKELLNVKHQHHWREGNLPSTSKCAYCKKTCWSSECLTGYRCEWCGMTTHAGCRMYLPTECNFGILQPIYLPPHSVSIPRTEVPIEAIIGVQVKSKTSLVRDYSCPRSISEEFSSGDTPRFKDEESASKAESGHGPSSGGAVGGGGGGGCGGAGGSSAAGAAASVAGGSSGHYRPDSGSGHKSDKSEKDREKKEKEREEKDIEMIKVFDGNNSFRRQQYRVIIVQRTYTLEQLLTTALRAFHITRDPQAFYLTDLYAPAGMEDTPMLDPTPVLNLVHLEGKRPAIYLRFHDRDRGHVRVYPGKLQCSMLEDPYVSVPVDNSTVIKDLIRDALDKFGLQDNQIQDYRCSEVLLDRGVTERILSWNERPWDIMKQLGKDSIRQMELMRFYMQHKQDPHGPNIALFVGNLPTGLSQRNYEQILNKYVTDENKFISIGPIYYEYGSVVLTFEDSMKAVRAFYNLRETIIEDKKLLVLLLPNIEPSMVPSDVRPLLVFVNVKSGGCQGLELISSFRKLLNPYQVFDLDNGGPLPGLYVFRQITNYKILVCGGDGTIGWVLQCLDNVGQDSECSSPPCAIVPLGTGNDLARVLCWGSGYTGGEDPLNLLRDVIEAEEIRLDRWTVVFHPEDKPEEPAMKAPSQTTGGAQNEDNSQIFVMNNYFGIGIDADLCLDFHNAREENPNQFNSRLRNKGYYVKMGLRKIVGRKAVKDLQKELRLEVDGKIVELPPVDGIIILNILSWGSGANPWGPDKDDQFSTPNHYDGMLEVVGVTGVVHLGQIQSGIRTAMRIAQGGHIKIHLNTDMPVQVDGEPWIQSPGDVVVLKSALKATMLKKNKLKMKRRNTEPTMMVAGSAAPPLSLALPPSVGEVGVAGEGAEGDGGTNNTDF, encoded by the exons TTTGCAACTTTATCATTCACGAACGATGTGTCAGCAGCGTGGTAACGCCCTGTTCCGGCATCGCTCCATGTATTATAAAG AATCCCGTTGCCCATTGTTGGTCCGAGCCAACTCATCACAAGAGAAAATTCTGCACAGTTTGCCGTAAGCGATTGGATGAAACGCCAGCGGTGCATTGTTTAG TCTGCGAATATTTCGCGCATATTGAGTGCCAAGATTTTGCCGTGCCCGATTGCACCGAGAATGCCACGTATGTGCCGGGCAAGGAGCTGCTTAATGTGAAGCATCAG CATCACTGGCGAGAGGGCAATCTTCCATCAACGTCCAAATGCGCTTACTGCAAGAAAACCTGTTGGTCCTCGGAATGTCTCACTG GCTATCGCTGCGAGTGGTGTGGCATGACGACCCATGCCGGATGTCGCATGTACCTGCCAACCGAATGTAATTTTGGTATTCTACAACCTATCTACTTACCTCCGCACTCAGTCTCGATTCCGCGCACCGAGGTGCCCATCGAGGCCATCATCGGCGTCCAGGTCAAATCGAAGACTTCGCTCGTGCGCGACTACTCGTGTC CACGCAGCATATCCGAGGAGTTCAGCAGCGGCGACACACCACGTTTCAAGGACGAGGAGTCGGCCAGCAAAGCCGAATCGGGACATGGACCCAGCAGCGGTGGTGCAGttggcggaggcggaggcggcggaTGTGGCGGAGCTGGTGGCTCATCGGCAGCTGGTGCCGCGGCATCGGTTGCCGGTGGCTCCTCCGGTCACTATAGACCCGATTCCGGTTCCGGTCACAAGTCGGATAAGTCGGAGAAGGATCGCgagaagaaggagaaggagcgcGAGGAAAAGGATATAG AGATGATCAAGGTGTTCGATGGCAACAACTCATTCCGACGCCAGCAGTACCGCGTGATCATCGTGCAGCGCACCTATacgctggagcagctgctgacCACCGCCCTGCGGGCATTCCACATCACGCGCGATCCGCAGGCCTTCTATCTGACCGATCTGTACGCACCCGCCGGCATGGAGGACACACCCATGCTCGATCCCACGCCCGTGCTCAACCTGGTGCACCTGGAGGGCAAGCGACCGGCCATATACCTACGGTTCCACGACCGCGATCGCGGCCATGTGCGCGTCTACCCCGGCAAGCTGCAGTGCTCGATGCTGGAGGATCCCTATGTCAGTGTTCCTGTAGATAATAGCACAGTTATTAAGGATTTGATACGCGATGCCCTGGACAAGTTCGGGCTGCAGGATAACCAGATACAGGACTACAG GTGCTCGGAAGTGTTGCTCGATCGCGGCGTGACCGAACGCATTTTGTCGTGGAACGAAAGGCCCTGGGATATTATGAAGCAGCTGGGCAAGGACTCCATTCGCCAGATGGAGCTCATGCGGTTCTACATGCAGCACAAGCAGGATCCGCATGGTCCCAATATCGCGCTGTTCGTGGGCAATCTGCCCACCGGTCTCTCGCAGCGCAACTACGAGCAGATCCTCAACAAGTACGTAACCGACGAGAACAAGTTCATCAGCATCGGACCCATCTACTACGAGTACGGCTCCGTGGTGCTCACCTTCGAGGACTCCATGAAGGCG GTTCGCGCCTTCTACAATCTCCGCGAGACCATCATCGAGGATAAGAAGCTGCTGGTACTGCTCCTGCCGAACATCGAGCCCAGCATGGTGCCCTCGGATGTGCGGCCACTGCTGGTCTTTGTCAATGTCAAGTCCGGTGGCTGCCAGGGATTGGAGCTGATCTCCAGCTTCAGGAAGCTGCTGAATCCCTACCAGGTATTCGATCTGGATAATGGCGGTCCTTTGCCCGG TTTGTATGTATTCCGGCAAATAACCAACTACAAGATTCTGGTGTGCGGCGGAGATGGCACCATTGGTTGGGTGCTGCAGTGCCTGGACAATGTGGGCCAGGACTCGGAGTGCTCCAGCCCACCGTGCGCCATTGTTCCACTGGGAACAG GCAACGACTTGGCTCGCGTTTTGTGCTGGGGCTCCGGCTACACCGGCGGTGAGGATCCGCTGAATCTGCTGCGCGACGTCATCGAGGCGGAGGAGATAAGGCTGGACCGCTGGACGGTTGTCTTCCATCCGGAGGATAAGCCCGAAGAGCCGGCCATGAAGGCGCCCTCGCAAACAACCG GTGGCGCCCAAAACGAGGATAACTCTCAGATCTTCGTGATGAACAACTACTTTGGCATTGGCATAGATGCCGATCTCTGCCTGGACTTCCACAATGCGCGTGAGGAGAATCCCAATCAGTTCAATTCGCGGCTGCGCAACAAGGGCTACTACGTGAAGATGGGACTGCGCAAGATCGTGGGTCGCAAGGCTGTCAAGGATCTGCAGAAGGAGCTGCGCCTGGAGGTCGATGGCAAGATTGTCGAACTGCCACCCGTCGATGGCATCATCATCTTGAACATTTTAAG CTGGGGCAGCGGTGCCAATCCCTGGGGTCCCGACAAGGACGACCAGTTCTCAACGCCCAACCACTATGATGGCATGTTGGAGGTGGTCGGTGTGACGGGCGTGGTCCACTTGGGTCAAATCCAATCCGGAATTCGTACGGCCATGCGCATAGCTCAG GGTGGTCACATCAAGATACACTTGAATACCGATATGCCCGTCCAGGTGGACGGTGAGCCCTGGATCCAGAGTCCCGGCGATGTGGTCGTCCTGAAGTCGGCCCTCAAG GCCACCATGTTGAAAAAgaacaagctgaaaatgaaacgCCGGAACACGGAACCCACCATGATGGTGGCCGGCTCGGCCGCCCCCCCACTGTCCCTGGCCCTGCCGCCCAGCGTGGgcgaagtgggcgtggctggggaGGGCGCCGAGGGCGACGGCGGTACGAACAACACGGATTTCTGA